The following are from one region of the Geoalkalibacter subterraneus genome:
- a CDS encoding fused MFS/spermidine synthase gives MPELSSSRKKLIYILFALSGFCALVYEVLWSKYLSLTFGNTMWAVSIVTATFMAGLALGSFLLGRYTVHPRVNLLRTYAVLEVGIAVTALLFPPTLRLVETIYIFWAQVLPGLPLLTQSLHLFFCAILLLPPAILMGGTFPVMCRLFARRKCGGQIGRLYAMNTLGATLGTLAAGFWLIPALGLSWTGYLAVALNLAIAEAAYLLARKQPDPTPVLPTTSLPSWQPRAAHHRPILVGIALIGLFSLAYEVLWTRVLLLFLGNTVYAFSMMLSAFLVGISLGGALYARLARPDMNEKRLFCLLTLCMGLTVTVMAPFYDQLALAFQWAHDVSAERWWLLSFLSFLITFGIVGPPTILSGALLPAAVAILDPGKRQTGAGVGLVVLHNTLGAVLGSLAAGFFLVPALGLLESIQALALLNTAFGLYLIFRFRPFPALVRWGTAATAVLAGILLQTLTWDTKLMNSGVYCYAPKYLAMGGIKEVLKDERILEVIEGRGTTVAVHESLDGNHRFFTVNGKTDGGTGRDMSTQVLVGHLPLLAHPQPHEVLVIGLGTGVTLRGLAQHPTRNIDCVEISPEVVQVEPYFREANGHALNNPKIDLIVQDGRHLLLTQKKIYDIIISEPSNPWQVGNASLFTHDFYRLAASRLAPEGIFCQWIGLYDITPDNLRLAFRTFVDIFPHVQVFQTGADIILLGAQGDFSFDYQLLADRLTLPEIGKVMAEIDIRAPGDLIARHYLFGSDAAHRLAAAADRMNTDDRPILEFSARFNLGEQVLGLHQRNNMNALLAARQKAWLPLSNLGDTAAEAAEAMRELGKSFARAGMENEAAHFMRRAAEIEGS, from the coding sequence ATGCCGGAACTCTCTTCTTCCCGCAAAAAGCTGATCTATATCCTCTTCGCCCTGTCAGGCTTCTGCGCACTGGTGTACGAGGTGCTGTGGAGCAAGTACCTCTCCCTGACTTTCGGTAACACCATGTGGGCTGTCAGCATCGTCACTGCGACCTTCATGGCGGGGCTGGCATTGGGTTCGTTTCTGCTGGGTCGCTACACGGTTCACCCCAGAGTCAATCTGCTGCGCACCTATGCCGTCCTTGAAGTCGGTATCGCTGTCACCGCCCTGCTTTTTCCCCCGACTCTGCGGCTGGTGGAGACAATCTATATTTTCTGGGCTCAGGTACTGCCGGGTCTTCCCCTGCTCACTCAAAGCCTGCACCTGTTCTTCTGCGCCATTTTGCTGCTGCCGCCCGCTATTCTGATGGGCGGCACCTTTCCGGTCATGTGCCGCCTGTTTGCACGCCGCAAATGTGGCGGACAGATCGGACGCCTCTACGCCATGAACACCCTGGGTGCGACACTTGGCACCCTTGCCGCCGGCTTCTGGCTGATCCCTGCATTGGGCTTGTCATGGACCGGCTACCTGGCCGTTGCTCTCAACCTGGCGATCGCCGAGGCCGCCTATCTGCTTGCGCGAAAACAGCCTGATCCAACGCCGGTGCTCCCCACAACCAGCCTGCCTTCCTGGCAGCCCCGTGCAGCTCATCACCGCCCGATTCTAGTCGGCATTGCACTGATCGGTCTTTTCTCTCTGGCCTACGAGGTGCTCTGGACTCGAGTTCTGCTGCTTTTCCTGGGCAACACGGTCTATGCCTTTTCCATGATGCTCTCGGCGTTTCTGGTGGGGATTTCACTGGGAGGTGCACTGTACGCGCGACTGGCCAGACCGGACATGAATGAAAAACGGTTGTTCTGCCTGCTGACATTATGCATGGGCCTGACTGTGACCGTCATGGCGCCATTCTACGATCAGCTGGCGCTGGCTTTTCAATGGGCCCATGACGTTTCTGCAGAACGCTGGTGGCTGCTGTCTTTTCTATCCTTTTTGATCACCTTCGGCATTGTCGGACCGCCGACCATCCTTTCCGGCGCGCTGCTGCCCGCAGCGGTGGCGATTCTTGATCCCGGCAAGCGGCAGACCGGCGCGGGCGTGGGGCTGGTGGTTCTGCACAATACTCTCGGCGCGGTGCTCGGCAGCCTTGCCGCCGGTTTTTTTCTGGTCCCGGCGCTGGGACTGCTGGAAAGCATCCAGGCTCTCGCTCTGCTCAATACCGCTTTCGGCCTCTATCTGATTTTTCGCTTCCGTCCCTTTCCCGCCCTTGTGCGTTGGGGAACGGCAGCGACAGCGGTGCTCGCAGGAATACTGCTGCAGACGTTGACCTGGGACACCAAGCTGATGAACAGTGGCGTTTACTGCTACGCCCCGAAATACCTCGCCATGGGGGGCATAAAGGAAGTTCTCAAGGATGAACGGATTCTCGAAGTGATCGAAGGGCGGGGGACGACCGTAGCGGTTCACGAAAGCCTTGATGGCAACCATCGCTTTTTCACAGTCAACGGCAAGACCGATGGCGGCACGGGACGCGACATGAGCACCCAGGTCCTGGTTGGGCACCTCCCGCTTCTGGCTCATCCGCAGCCGCACGAAGTGCTGGTGATCGGGCTCGGCACCGGCGTGACCCTGCGCGGGCTGGCGCAGCACCCCACCCGGAACATCGACTGCGTCGAAATTTCACCGGAAGTGGTCCAAGTGGAACCTTACTTCAGGGAAGCCAACGGCCATGCTCTGAACAATCCGAAAATCGATCTCATTGTGCAGGATGGCCGCCATCTGCTGCTGACCCAGAAAAAAATCTACGATATCATCATCTCAGAACCTTCCAACCCCTGGCAGGTGGGCAATGCCAGCCTCTTTACCCATGACTTCTACCGCCTCGCCGCCTCACGCCTGGCGCCGGAGGGTATTTTCTGCCAATGGATCGGGCTCTACGACATCACTCCCGACAATCTCAGGCTCGCCTTCAGGACTTTCGTCGACATTTTCCCGCACGTGCAGGTCTTTCAAACCGGCGCCGACATCATTCTATTGGGGGCGCAAGGCGATTTTTCCTTCGACTATCAACTTCTTGCCGACCGTCTGACTCTTCCGGAGATAGGGAAGGTCATGGCAGAAATCGACATCCGCGCCCCGGGCGATCTGATCGCGCGCCACTACCTGTTCGGTTCCGACGCCGCGCACCGCCTTGCAGCGGCTGCCGACCGCATGAATACCGACGACCGCCCGATCCTGGAATTTTCAGCCCGCTTCAACCTGGGAGAGCAGGTTCTTGGTCTGCACCAGCGCAACAATATGAATGCCCTGCTTGCGGCGCGACAGAAGGCCTGGCTCCCCCTGTCGAACCTGGGAGACACGGCAGCGGAAGCGGCAGAGGCGATGCGCGAATTGGGCAAAAGTTTCGCCCGGGCCGGCATGGAAAACGAAGCCGCCCATTTCATGCGCAGGGCGGCCGAGATCGAGGGAAGCTGA